The Amycolatopsis sp. DG1A-15b genome window below encodes:
- a CDS encoding Lrp/AsnC family transcriptional regulator encodes MESDYDELDRRLAHALQINGRAPFSTIAEVLGVSDRTIARRYARLRSAGAVRVIGGVDPTAMGAVLWFLRVRCAPAASVPVAEALARRPDTSWVSITSGGTEITCTVRTESEADSEALLLAKLPRTPRVEGVTAHSVLHAFYGGPDNLVAKLGSLDEEAIERLRPLPVPHRPGPVRLDDSDRKLLAALATDGRAEFEHLAAVTGWSPTTVRRRMAELRERGVLYLDIDVDGRLFGVGPRTLLWLSVAPAHLEEAGAALAAHPEIAFAAATTGPTNLCASVACAGQRELYRYLTTRVAMLPAITHVETAPVIRTVKQAAHPT; translated from the coding sequence GTGGAATCCGACTACGACGAGCTGGATCGCCGGCTCGCGCACGCCTTGCAGATCAACGGCCGTGCTCCCTTCAGCACGATCGCCGAGGTTCTCGGCGTGTCGGATCGCACCATCGCCCGCCGGTACGCGCGGTTGCGCTCGGCGGGGGCGGTGCGGGTGATCGGGGGAGTCGACCCGACGGCCATGGGCGCGGTGCTGTGGTTCCTGCGGGTGCGCTGCGCGCCCGCCGCGTCGGTCCCGGTCGCCGAGGCGCTGGCGCGGCGCCCCGACACGTCCTGGGTGAGCATCACCTCCGGAGGCACCGAGATCACCTGCACGGTCCGCACCGAGAGCGAGGCCGACAGCGAGGCGCTGCTGCTGGCCAAGCTCCCGCGCACCCCGCGCGTGGAGGGAGTGACAGCGCACTCCGTGCTGCACGCGTTCTACGGCGGCCCGGACAACCTGGTCGCCAAGCTCGGGTCGCTGGACGAGGAGGCGATCGAGCGGCTGCGCCCGCTCCCGGTGCCGCACCGGCCGGGACCGGTGCGGCTCGACGACTCCGACCGCAAGCTCCTCGCCGCGCTGGCCACCGACGGCCGGGCCGAGTTCGAGCACCTGGCCGCGGTGACCGGCTGGTCGCCGACGACGGTCCGGCGCCGGATGGCCGAGCTTCGCGAACGCGGGGTGCTGTACCTGGACATCGACGTCGACGGGCGCCTGTTCGGGGTCGGCCCTCGAACCCTGCTCTGGCTCTCGGTCGCCCCCGCTCACCTGGAAGAGGCCGGTGCGGCGCTGGCCGCACACCCCGAGATCGCGTTCGCCGCCGCCACGACCGGGCCGACGAACCTCTGCGCGAGCGTGGCGTGCGCGGGTCAGCGGGAGTTGTACCGGTACCTGACCACCCGGGTGGCCATGCTGCCGGCCATCACCCACGTCGAGACCGCACCGGTGATCAGGACCGTCAAGCAGGCCGCACACCCGACGTAG
- a CDS encoding helix-turn-helix transcriptional regulator, protein MDCVEAWEFGRTVRRWRDRAAPEAVGVPTGRRRRASGLRREELAALAGISADYLTRLEQGRATAPSTQVVESLARALRLADTERDLLYRLAGHAPPGPDVVPSRVTPSVQRLLDRLSHTPVVVYDATWTLVLANAPYDALMGDTTSWRGLDRNAVWRNVTRLPSRVVHSPREQAEHEARLVADLRLTASRYPADRALRRLIADLAAGSPRFAELWDTAAPPPPPDPSRRKTIDHPAAGPITLDCDTLLVTADDLRITVYTAEPGTEDADRLALAAVLGTQSLQP, encoded by the coding sequence ATGGACTGTGTGGAAGCGTGGGAGTTCGGCCGGACGGTGCGCCGCTGGCGCGACCGGGCGGCGCCCGAGGCCGTCGGCGTGCCGACGGGCCGGCGACGCCGGGCCAGCGGGTTGCGCCGCGAAGAACTGGCCGCGCTCGCCGGCATCTCGGCCGACTACCTGACCCGCCTCGAGCAGGGCCGCGCGACGGCGCCGTCGACGCAGGTCGTGGAGTCGCTGGCCCGCGCGCTGCGCCTGGCCGACACCGAACGCGACCTGCTCTACCGGCTGGCCGGGCACGCCCCGCCCGGCCCGGACGTCGTGCCGTCGCGGGTCACCCCGAGCGTGCAGCGGCTGCTCGACCGGCTCTCGCACACGCCCGTGGTCGTCTACGACGCCACCTGGACGCTCGTGCTGGCCAACGCGCCCTACGACGCGCTCATGGGCGACACGACGTCCTGGCGCGGCTTGGACCGCAACGCCGTCTGGCGCAACGTCACCCGGCTGCCATCGAGGGTCGTGCACTCCCCGCGGGAACAGGCCGAACACGAAGCCCGGCTCGTGGCCGACCTGCGCCTGACGGCGTCGCGCTACCCCGCCGACCGCGCGCTGCGGCGCCTGATCGCCGACCTGGCCGCCGGCAGCCCCCGCTTCGCCGAACTCTGGGACACCGCGGCCCCGCCGCCCCCGCCCGACCCATCCCGGCGCAAGACCATCGACCACCCGGCGGCCGGCCCGATCACCCTCGACTGCGACACCCTGCTCGTCACCGCGGACGACCTGCGCATCACCGTCTACACCGCCGAGCCCGGCACCGAGGACGCCGATCGCCTGGCCCTCGCCGCCGTCCTCGGCACCCAGTCGCTACAGCCCTGA
- a CDS encoding SDR family NAD(P)-dependent oxidoreductase: MTEPGTVLITGPTRNLGRHAVLAMAGRPDGQRPDLLLVGRAGRDLTAVAGEARALGARVHEIGCDLASLADVRAAAAGARELMAAGAVRPLRALVANAGTMSPDTRRASADGYELTFAVNHLAHAQLIGDLLTSFTAPARVVLVGSNTYHANFWRKLLHVPAAEWADPAELARPADGEQAPGMAASGVAYSNAKLAILYYAHELQRQAGPGITVSVFEPGWMPGTALGRDAPAVLQAMSRALGRIPGVSTPQRSGPLLAAMALDERWAHLRDGVFVVKTKLTEVRPVAHDRDRERRLWEATAELLERAAASRSPR, from the coding sequence ATGACCGAACCCGGAACCGTCCTCATCACCGGCCCCACGCGCAACCTGGGCCGCCACGCCGTGCTGGCCATGGCCGGCCGCCCGGACGGGCAACGCCCCGACCTGCTGCTCGTCGGCCGCGCCGGACGTGACCTGACCGCCGTCGCCGGCGAAGCTCGTGCCCTCGGGGCACGGGTCCACGAGATCGGCTGCGACCTGGCGAGCCTGGCCGACGTCCGGGCCGCCGCGGCCGGCGCCCGCGAGCTGATGGCCGCCGGCGCTGTCCGTCCGCTGCGCGCGCTGGTCGCCAACGCCGGCACCATGTCGCCCGACACCCGGCGGGCCTCGGCCGACGGCTACGAGCTGACCTTCGCCGTCAACCACCTCGCCCACGCGCAGCTCATCGGCGACCTGCTCACCTCGTTCACCGCCCCGGCGAGGGTCGTGCTGGTCGGCTCGAACACCTACCACGCCAACTTCTGGCGCAAGCTGCTGCACGTGCCCGCAGCCGAGTGGGCCGACCCCGCCGAACTGGCCCGCCCGGCCGACGGCGAGCAGGCCCCGGGCATGGCGGCCTCCGGCGTCGCCTACTCCAACGCCAAGCTCGCGATCCTCTACTACGCCCACGAGCTGCAGCGCCAGGCCGGCCCGGGCATCACCGTGTCGGTGTTCGAGCCCGGCTGGATGCCGGGCACGGCGCTGGGCCGCGACGCCCCCGCGGTGTTGCAGGCGATGAGCCGTGCCCTCGGCCGGATTCCCGGCGTCTCCACGCCGCAGCGCTCGGGGCCGCTGCTGGCCGCGATGGCCCTCGACGAGCGGTGGGCGCACCTGCGTGACGGCGTGTTCGTGGTGAAGACCAAGCTGACCGAGGTCCGGCCGGTCGCCCACGACCGCGATCGGGAGCGGCGGCTGTGGGAGGCGACCGCCGAGCTGCTGGAACGCGCAGCCGCGTCGCGTAGCCCGAGGTGA
- a CDS encoding alpha/beta fold hydrolase — translation MTEPTGVRARRLARPDAVLEGQEAGAGPTLLLLHAGGERRGVWTPVTEVLVGAGFRCVAFDQRGHGDSDGSPRTLALCADDVAAMLHAEPPGCVVVGASLGGLAAIAALGDPAIRARVAGLVLVDVVPGLDPGRVRRFLAAGGLLDPHAGLVEDILARVPRLREVTARLGLPVLLVRGGDGSPVTDDDVDGLLRQAPHAAVTRIREAGHLIARDRPVALAETIAAATAEWPALALLRELGAEQVGHPGGHLLDHLRRVRDQVAAWGGSRRARLAALCHATYGTDGFPHPLLPPDRRARLRAAIGDDAEALVHRYGVCDRSRTYAHLGATPLPLTDRFTGEILPLAADDLTDFAVLTIANELDVARTARLTTGTRSGIRTLITALGAYVPGISSRALADPALR, via the coding sequence ATGACCGAGCCCACGGGCGTCCGGGCGCGGCGCCTCGCCCGGCCGGACGCGGTCCTCGAAGGACAGGAGGCCGGCGCCGGGCCGACCCTCCTGCTGCTGCACGCCGGCGGTGAGCGGCGCGGGGTCTGGACGCCGGTCACCGAGGTCCTCGTCGGGGCCGGGTTCCGGTGCGTGGCCTTCGATCAACGCGGTCACGGTGACAGTGACGGCTCGCCGCGGACGCTCGCGCTCTGCGCGGACGACGTCGCCGCCATGCTCCACGCCGAACCGCCGGGATGTGTGGTCGTCGGCGCCTCGCTGGGCGGGCTCGCCGCGATCGCCGCCCTCGGCGATCCGGCGATCCGGGCCCGGGTGGCGGGTCTCGTGCTGGTGGACGTCGTGCCCGGCCTGGATCCCGGCCGGGTCCGCCGCTTCCTCGCCGCGGGCGGCCTGCTCGACCCGCACGCCGGGCTCGTCGAAGACATCCTGGCCCGGGTTCCCCGGCTGCGAGAGGTCACCGCCCGGCTCGGCCTGCCGGTCTTGCTGGTGCGCGGCGGCGACGGGTCGCCCGTCACCGACGACGACGTCGACGGGTTGCTGCGGCAGGCTCCGCACGCCGCGGTGACCCGCATCCGCGAAGCCGGGCATCTGATCGCCCGGGACCGACCGGTGGCGCTGGCCGAAACCATCGCCGCCGCCACCGCCGAGTGGCCCGCGCTCGCGCTCCTGCGCGAACTCGGCGCGGAGCAGGTCGGCCACCCCGGCGGCCACCTCCTCGACCACCTCCGGCGCGTCCGCGATCAGGTGGCCGCGTGGGGCGGGAGCCGGCGCGCGCGCCTCGCCGCGCTGTGCCACGCCACCTACGGCACCGACGGCTTCCCGCACCCGCTGCTGCCGCCGGATCGCCGGGCCCGCCTGCGCGCGGCCATCGGCGACGACGCCGAGGCCCTCGTCCACCGCTACGGCGTGTGCGACCGGAGCCGGACCTACGCCCACCTCGGCGCGACACCGCTCCCGCTCACGGACCGCTTCACCGGCGAGATCCTCCCCCTGGCCGCCGACGACCTCACCGACTTCGCCGTCCTGACCATCGCCAACGAACTCGACGTGGCCCGCACCGCCCGGCTCACCACCGGAACCCGCAGCGGCATCCGCACGCTCATCACCGCGCTGGGCGCTTACGTCCCCGGCATCAGCAGCCGGGCTCTCGCCGACCCGGCCCTGCGCTGA
- a CDS encoding TetR family transcriptional regulator, translated as MTSPRVRRPPAEARRLILDAAEGILAEGGVAAVGVRAVAARVGMTDAGISHHFGSRDDLLEALLRHGGRKIRAGVEEVLRSWLDRGADLGELVDTLAAFYRGGYGELAVALHAAGWRDRGSGMLAPVVDALHALRADAADIEDTRLAVAALHQALVTESRYGPVFRRSAGLTGRAATASGPQLRWWATHLARSLGLS; from the coding sequence GTGACCTCTCCGCGTGTGCGCCGTCCTCCCGCCGAGGCCCGGCGCCTGATCCTGGACGCCGCCGAGGGAATCCTGGCCGAGGGCGGCGTCGCCGCCGTCGGCGTCCGCGCCGTCGCCGCGCGCGTCGGCATGACCGACGCCGGGATCAGCCACCACTTCGGCAGCCGCGACGACCTCCTGGAAGCGCTGCTGCGGCACGGCGGCCGGAAGATCCGCGCCGGGGTGGAGGAGGTGCTGCGGTCCTGGCTCGACCGCGGTGCCGACCTCGGTGAGCTCGTCGACACCCTGGCCGCGTTCTACCGCGGTGGCTACGGCGAACTGGCCGTGGCGCTGCACGCCGCCGGCTGGCGGGACCGGGGCTCGGGGATGCTCGCCCCGGTGGTCGACGCGCTGCACGCACTGCGCGCCGACGCGGCGGACATCGAGGACACCAGGCTCGCCGTGGCCGCGCTCCACCAGGCTCTCGTCACCGAGTCCCGGTACGGTCCGGTGTTCCGCCGCAGCGCCGGCTTGACCGGCCGGGCGGCCACGGCCAGCGGCCCGCAGCTCCGCTGGTGGGCCACGCACCTCGCCCGCTCACTCGGCCTTTCCTAG
- a CDS encoding DUF6069 family protein — protein MLTTATPTATTAVRLGFALLAAAAANTAIALGAVALDDGGIRMGLSPASYLPATVIGLLLGTVGWFVLARRAPKALRVVVPAVLVLTWVPDLLLLTAGATAANVIGLMLMHLVVTTAVVTALRPTLTPATGAVQPVGTTG, from the coding sequence ATGCTCACCACCGCCACACCGACCGCCACCACCGCCGTCCGCCTCGGCTTCGCCCTGTTGGCGGCCGCCGCGGCGAACACCGCCATCGCCCTCGGGGCGGTGGCGCTCGACGACGGCGGGATCCGCATGGGCCTGTCCCCCGCGTCCTACCTGCCGGCCACCGTCATCGGGTTGCTGCTGGGCACCGTCGGCTGGTTCGTGCTCGCCCGCAGGGCGCCGAAAGCCCTGCGCGTGGTCGTCCCCGCGGTCCTCGTCCTGACCTGGGTACCGGACCTGCTGCTGCTCACCGCGGGCGCCACCGCCGCCAACGTCATCGGGCTGATGCTCATGCACCTGGTCGTCACCACAGCGGTCGTCACCGCGCTCCGCCCGACCCTGACGCCGGCCACCGGCGCCGTCCAGCCGGTCGGGACGACCGGCTAG